Sequence from the uncultured Flavobacterium sp. genome:
AAGAGCTGTTTTTATTGCTGCCGGAACAGCGTCTACTTCTTTATAATCATCCTGAACATTTACTGATCGTAGCACTGTGTTGGTTACGATACTATTTCCTGCTTGCATTGACAAACTTCCTAAAACGATAGCTGCCGATAAGATTAACTTTTTCATAGTGATATTTTTTAAGGGTTAGCCCTGATTTTTATTATTTTTTGATCCAAGATCCATCTGCGTTCGCATAAAGAGAACCTACTTTGTCTCCTACTGTAACACTTAATTTATATTCTGAACTTGCATTTTTGAATGCTTTTGATAGAATTGCGTCCGGATATGCTTTTTTAAGAGCATCAGTTACTGCAACTGGAACTTCTTCTAACTTAATTTCAGTGTATTCCTCTTGAATTGAGATTGTTTTTACGATTGTATTTGAAATTGGAGAAGTTGATGCAAATGATGTTAAACCTCCCAAAACGATTGCGGCTGATAAAAATAAATTTTTCATGATAGTTGTAATTTAGTGTTGTTAATTTGAGTCTGATATTGCTAATTTGAATCTTCACGAGAATCGATTTAGATTAATTATTTGATTATTTTTTAATCCAAGATCCATCTGCATTAGCAAAAAGATTTCCTACTTTGTCACCAACTGTTACGTCTAATTTATATTCTGATTTTTCGTTTTTATATGCTTTTGTAATAACTGCTGTTGGATATGCTTTTTTCAAAGCTTCTGCAATTGGAGCTGGTAATTCTTCCAATTTAATTTCTGTGTATTCGTCTGAAACTACAATAGATTTTACAATAGTATTTGTTATTGGAGCTGTTGAAGCGAATGAAGTTAAACCTCCTAAAACAATTGCGGCTGATAAAAATAGATTTTTCATAATAGTATATTTTAATTATTTAATAGTTTGTTTACGCTTTAGGTAATGAAATTATTATGCCGTTACTTAAATATGACGTGCCAAAACCATTAAATCCTTATAAAACAAGACTTTAATTAAAAATTACTATTGTTTAAAATTACAAAAAAGTGTGTAATGTGTTCGAAAAGTGTGTAAAAAATATACACTAAAAGTGTATACATGATGTATTTAACAATAAAACCCGATAAGATTTAAAGTGTATCAGGTCAGTTTACAAAATAATCATTCCGTAGGAATGTCTCGTTGGTAGATTAGATTTTGTTCATGGCGATACGTTCCGTAGGAACCTTTGATTAGCAGAAACAGATTCCGTTGTGATTAATTTCAATGAAACAAGTGTCCTTACAGGACACAACGCAAAAAATTGTATTATTTTTTTTTCTACCGATCAAATATTCCTGCGGAATATTAAATAGCTTAACATACAATTTGATATCGACTAGATAAACGACAAAACCATATATAACAAAAAAGGCTGTCAAAATTGACAGCCTTTTTATAATTATTCTATTGGATTCATTTTAAAAGTATCCATAAATGCAGTTGTATAATCTCCTGCAATATATCTTGGATCATCCATTAATTGTCTATGGAAAGGTATTGTAGTTTTCACACCTTCGATAACGAATTCATCAAGAGCTCTACGCATTTTACTAATAGCTTCTTCACGAGATTGTGCTGTAGTAATTAACTTAGCGATCATTGAATCGTAATTTGGCGGAATACTATAGCCTGAATAAACGTGAGTATCTAAACGAACTCCGTGTCCACCTGGCATATGAAGCGTAGTAATTTTTCCTGGTGAAGGGCGAAAATCGTTATAAGGATCTTCAGCATTAATACGACATTCGATTGCGTGTAATTGTGGTAAATAGTTTTTTCCTGAAATTGGAATTCCGGCAGCAACCATAATTTGCTCACGAATCAAATCATAATCAATAACTTGTTCTGTGATTGGGTGCTCAACCTGAATACGTGTATTCATTTCCATGAAATAGAAGTTTCTGTGTTTGTCCACTAAAAACTCTACTGTTCCAGCTCCTTCGTACTTAATGAATTCCGCCGCTTTTACAGCAGCTTCTCCCATTGCAGCACGCAATTCGTCTGTCATGAATGGTGAAGGTGTTTCTTCAGTTAATTTTTGATGACGACGTTGTACTGAACAGTCTCTTTCAGAAAGGTGACATGCTTTTCCGTATGAATCTCCAACAACCTGAATTTCGATATGACGTGGCTCTTCGATAAGTTTCTCCATGTACATTCCGTCATTTCCAAATGCAGCAGCAGCTTCCTGACGTGCACTTTCCCATGCTTTCAATAATTCATCTTCTTTCCATACAGCACGCATTCCTTTTCCACCACCACCAGCGGTAGCTTTAAGCATAACTGGGTAACCAAATTCTTTAGCTAATTTTTGTGTTTGTTCGAAAGATTCTAATAATCCGTCAGAACCTGGTACACATGGAACTCCTGCAGCTTTCATTGTAGCTTTTGCAGAAGCTTTATCTCCCATTTTATCAATCATTTCAGGAGCGGCACCAATAAATTTGATTCCGTGCTCTTGACAAATTTTTGAGAATTTAGCATTCTCAGAAAGAAATCCATATCCTGGATGTATTGCGTCTGCGTTTGTAATTTCTGCAGCAGCAATAATATTTGACATTTTCAAATACGATAAGTTACTTGGAGGGGGACCAATACAAACCGCTTCATCAGCAAACTTAACATGTAAACTCTCCGCATCGGCTGTAGAGTAAACTGCTACAGTTTTGATTCCCATTTCCTTACATGTACGAATTACACGAAGTGCAATTTCTCCTCTATTCGCAATTAATATTTTTTTAAACATCTTATTTTAATTAGATAATTAGACAATTTGATAATTAGATAATTTTAGATGATTAACAAAATTTCGATTGTGAATCCTTCTAAAATCTAAAATCTAAAATCTAAATTTATTTATGATGGATCAACTAAGAATAAAGGTTGGTCAAATTCTACAGGAGACATATCGTCAACAAGAATTTTTACAATTTTACCTGAAACTTCTGATTCAATTTCGTTGAATAATTTCATTGCTTCAATTACACAAAGAACATCACCTTTTGCAATAGTACTTCCTACTTCAGTGAAAACTGGTTTGTCCGGAGATGGTTTTCTATAAAAAGTTCCAATAATTGGAGATTTTATAGTAATGAATTTAGAATCTTCAGCTGGAGCTGCCGCTTCACTATTTACATTTACAACAACCGGAGCAGTTTGTTGTGGAGCAACTGCTTGAGGCAACGCAGCCTGAGCTGGCAATTGTTGTACATAAGTCGTTTCAGTTACATTTCCTTCTAAAGTAGTTCTGATAGTGATTTTTACATCATCCATTTCTAACTTTACTTCTGCAACTCCCGAATTTGCTACAAATTTAATTAGGTTTTGAATTTCTTTTAAATCCATAATGATTTGATTTTAGTTTTAATTTATTTCTTATCGTAAGCCCATTTTAGGTAAATAGATCCCCAAGTGAATCCACCACCAAAAGCAGCAAAAATAATATTATCTCCTTTTTTAAGTAGGTGTTCAAAGTCATTTAACACTAAAGGCAAGGTTGCTGAAGTGGTATTGCCATATTTTTCAATATTCACTAATACTTTTGAATCTTCAAGCTCCATTCTGCTAGCAGTAGCATCTATAATACGTCTATTAGCCTGATGTGGCACTAACCAGTTAACATCTTCATTAGTCAAATTGTTTCTTTTTAGAATCAATTCGCTTGCATCAGCCATATTGGTAACAGCAAATTTAAAAACGGTTTTTCCGTCCTGAACAATATTGTGTAATTTATTTTTTACGGTCTCTTCAGTAGTTGGTATTAGAGAACCTCCGGCAGATATTTTAAGAAAATCGCGTCCTACACCATCGCTTCGTAAGTATTCGTCTTGTAAGCCTAAGCCTTCATAATTTGGTTCGAATAAAACAGCTCCTGCTCCATCTCCAAAAATAATACAAGTTGCTCTGTCTGTATAATCTACAATTGATGACATTTTATCAGCACCAATTAATAATACTTTTTTGTATCGTCCTGACTGCACATAAGCTGCAGCAGTAGACATACCATATAAGAAACTTGAGCACGCCGCTTGCAAATCATATGCAAATGCATTTGTGGCGCCAATTTGTGTTGCAACAAAAACTCCTGTAGAAGCCACAGGCATATCTGCAGTAGCTGTTGCCATTATAATCATATCAATCTCTAACGGATCAATATTAGCTTTTGCTATTAAATCCTGTGCTGCTTTTATAGCAAGAAACGATGTTCCTTTATCAGCATCTTTAAGAATTCTTCTTTCTTTAATTCCGGTACGAGTAGTAATCCATTCGTCATTGGTATCGACCATTGTTTCTAAAACCTTGTTCGAAAGTACAAAGTCTGGAACGTATCCTCCAACAGCGGTAATTGCGGCTGTGATTGTATTCATTATATTCTATTATTTCGTTTCAAACACATAGTATTTGAAAAATTTTTAAAAGACTTGAAAATTACAAAAAAAAACGAAATGAATTTGTATGCATTTTCTTAAAAAAAGAAAATTATAACCAACAAAAAAAACTCTCACTATGTGAGAGTTCTAGTATCATTTACGAAAACGTATTAAGCAACCGCTACAGATTTATCGATAACAACTTGCCCTCTGTAATACATTTTACCTTCATGCCAGTAAGCTCTGTGGTATAAATGTGCTTCTCCAGTAATAGGACATGTAGCGATTTGAGCTACAGTAGCTTTATAATGTGTTCTTCTCTTATCTCTTCTTGTTTTCGAGATTTTTCTCTTAGGATGTGCCATTTTACTATATTATTTATCCGTTAATAGTTTCTTTAATTTGTCCCAACGCGGGTCAATATCTTCTTCTTGTTTACTCTCTTCTTTTACTTCTTTGACTTTTAACTCATTCAGTTTTGATAAAGCTTCACTTTGTAAAGTTCCGTCTTTTACTCCTGGATGAACTCGTTTTAGCGGTACCGAAAGTGCAATCATTTCATAAATGTACTGTATTACATCTATTTCATGCTCTCCGTGTGGCAGGATCAACAACTCTTCGTTATCATTATTGAATTCATCTCCAAAACGAACAATTAATTTCATTTTCCCTTTTATAGGAAGATCAAAATCTTCGCCTGTTAGATCACAAGGCACATTTACAGTTCCTTTGTGTTTGAATTCCAACTCTAACATGTTGCTTTTCTTATCTAAAACTAAACCTACTTTGATATCCGAACTTTGAAATTCGTCGTAATCAAAGTTCTCAAAGAACGTGTTACTTATTTGATACTCAAAATGGTGTTTTCCTAGTTTTAATCCTATGAAAGGAATTAAAAATTCTTTTGTTTTGCTCATTTCAACATCAATTTGACCAATCGCTATCTAAAACTCAGATACCTGAATTGGGGTGCAAAGATATAAAATTATTATAAAACTAATAATCTTATTCACCTTTTTTTGTTTATAACTGTTTTTCTTTTATTTTAAGAGGTTTTTTACTAATCTCCTCATACTGATTACGCGAGTTAAAAATATCAATCGCAAGATAAACTGCTTCTTTAAATGAATTAAAATCTGCCATGTCTTTTCCAGCAATATCGTAGGCTGTACCGTGATCCGGCGAAGTTCTTACTTTATTTAAACCTGCTGTATAATTAACTCCTTTTCCAAAAGACAAAGTCTTAAAAGGAATTAACCCCTGATCGTGATAAGTTGCTACAATCGCATCATATTTTTCATATTGACCGCTTCCAAAAAATCCATCTGCAGGAAATGGTCCAAAAACCATTGTTCCGGCATCAAATATTTTCTTTAAAGTAGGCTTCAAAATCAAATCGTCTTCTTTTCCTATAACACCGCCATCTCCAGCATGTGGATTTAATCCTAAAACCGCAATTTTTGGTTTTACAATACTAAAATCCTGAATTAAAGATTTTCTAACGGTTTCGATTTTTCTTGTAATCAATTTTTCTGTCAAATGCGATGAAACTTCACTTAACGGAACATGATCTGTCAATAAACCAACTCTTAGATTATCCTGCACCATCATCATTAATGCATTTCCTTCTAATTCCTGATCCAGATAATCTGTATGTCCCGGAAATTTAAATCCTTCTGACTGAATATTATATTTATTTATTGGAGCTGTAACAAGTACATCAATCGTACCTTCTTTCAAAGCTTTGGTTGCAGCCACAAAAGACTTTATTGCATATTCTCCAATTTTCTCATCATTTTTACCCAAATTAATATCGACACCTTCTTTCCAAAGGTTAAATACATTTACTTTTCCCGGTAAAACCTGATCTAATTTATCAACGCCATGAAATTGAACTGTCGAAGTAAAGCTTTTCTTAACGAAAGAAAGTATTTTGGCGTTTGCAAAAATAACTGGCGTACACATTTCTAACATACGTGAATCCTCGAATGTTTTAAGTATAACTTCGCTTCCAATACCGTTTAAATCTCCAATTGAAATTCCAACAATTATATTTTCTGCTTTTTTATTCATGAGCTCAGCTTATTTATTACTAATTTTGATGTGCAAATTTAGTAAAATAAAACAACAATGTTTACAGGAATTATAGAAACCCTAGGAAGGATTCACGAAATACAGAAAGAGCAAGGTAATCTTCACATAACTGTTGATTCTTCTATCACAAATGAATTAAAAATTGACCAAAGTGTTTCGCACAACGGAATATGCTTAACGGTCGTAGCAATAAAAGATTCGTTTTATACCGTAACCGCTATTGACGAAACTATTTTGAAAACAAATATTGGAGACTGGAAAACCGGAGATATTGTAAATCTGGAAAGAGGAATGAAGCTTGGAGATCGTCTTGACGGACATATTGTTCAAGGTCACGTAGACCAAACTGGAACCTGCATCAAAATCGAAGAAGCAAACGGAAGCTGGAATTACACTTTTGAATACGACAAAAACCTCAGCAACATTACTATAGAAAAAGGTTCTATAACTGTTAACGGAGTTAGCCTTACAGTTGTAAATTCTAAAACAAATGAATTTAGTGTCTCAATTATTCCTTATACGTATGAACATACCAATTTTAAGGATTTTAAAACTGGAACTAAAATAAACTTAGAATTTGATGTAGTAGGAAAATACATTTCGAGACTTTATTCAATAAACAAATAAATCCCTACAATATTTTACATAAAAAAGGCTTCAATTTACATTGAAGCCTTTTTTATTTTATTTCTATATATAAATACCGTTCCTAACGCTAATCCAGCAACCATCAAAAAAACAAGATCCTGATTAATTGGCGCACCATCTACAACTGGCGTACCCGGATCGTCCTGGACTGTATTTGTTTCAGCTCCTCTAGCTGTTGGCGCAGGCATATCCTTTGGCCCAGCATAAGTAAAATCGACCATTAGCAAAACAATAGCTAAAAAAATAGTTCTTATTATTTTCATAATTTTAACATGCTCTAAAACAAGCACAATATATTAAGTTAGACTTGGGGTCTTTTGTTGAAAATTCGCACAAAACCATGGTTTACAGCGACATTCCTTGACAAATGTATAAGTTTTTTGCACAAATACAATGTTTAAAACAAAAAAAAGCCTCATAAAATTATGAGGCTTTTTGTGGTCCCACCTGGGCTCGAACCAGGGACCACCTGATTATGAGTCAGGTGCTCTAACCAGCTGAGCTATAGGACCGGTTTGAGGATGCAATATTACTACTATTTTTCATTCACTCCAAATATTTTGAGACATGATTTGTATTTAATTTCAAATAATAACTGGTCTCAACAAAAAATTAATTGATTTTCAATGTCTTATTTAAAAATAAAATTTTCAAATTTCTTTACTGAATTTCCTGACAAAGCTCAACTAAGACTCCATTTGTGTTTTTTGGATGCAAAAAAACAACCAATTTATTGTCCGCTCCTTTTTTAGGCACTTCATTAATCAATACAAAACCTTCGTTTTTCAATCGTTCAATTTCTGCATATATATCTGTTACGTCAAAAGCAATATGATGAATACCTTCTCCTTTTTTTTCTAAAAACTTAGCAATTGGACTTTCGGGATTTGTTGCCATCAAAAGTTCAATTTTATTTGTACCTGTTTGAAAAAAAGAAGTCAGAACACCTTCACTTTCTACTTTTTCTTCTTTATAGGACGGAACTCCCAAAAGTTTTTCGAACAATACATTTGCATCGTCCATATTTTTTACCGCAATTCCTATATGTTCTATTTTATTTACCATCTCTTTAATATATATTAAGACACCTTTTTAGTTTATTGATTGATATACGTATTAAAATAACCACATTCTGCTATTACATCCTGATAATACTTCGTATCCGAATAGTCTTTTTTCAATGCTTTGAAACCATTCCAAGCAGCAAAATTGACTTTATCATCTTCAACACTCCACCAATTCGTTACATTACTATACTTATTATTATAAAATTCGTTTCGTTCGCATTTTGACAATAAGTAAACACATTTTGCTTTTTGTTCTTTTGTAGTTGCCGCTTCAAATGCTTTTTGATAATACATTTTTGGAAGATCACAATTCGTAATCATCTTTTTCATCGAATCTCTAAAAGAATACGGACTAGAACCATAACCTACAATACTTATTTCGTAAAAAGTTCTGCCGTTTCCAAAATGAGTAATATTATAGAATGCATTTCCTAGCAATAAACTATTCGTAAAAACATCTTCTTTTTGAGCCAATTTATCCTGCATCGCTTTTATTGTAGTTAAAAACTCAAGCTGAGAATATTTCTTTTTTTGATAAGCTGCATGTTCACAATCGTGACAATCCTTAATGTTTCCGTTGAACGGATTTCCTAAAAATTGATAATTCTGAACAGAATCTGTTTGCTGAATAAAAGCAATCGCTTCAGGAATCTTATTTTTAAAAGTTGCCTGAACTGCCTGAAAATTATTAATGTCTTTCAAGTTCAAACTATAAATTCCGGATGCAATTTTCTCGATTTCGGTTTTATTTGGCTTAGCCAAAAAAGTTTTCATGTCCAACAAATTTTTTTCATTATCATAAAATGAATTTCCTCCGCCCCAATAATAAGAATTAGAATGAGAATCTCCACCAAACAATTCCACCATTACAGGATTTGCTTTGGCTTTGTAAAGTGCTGCCAAATAATTCTTGCTCCATGAAACTGCATTTTGATAACGAAACTCCTCTCCTTTGTACGTTTTTGGAATTTCGTAATAAAGCCAATTCAAATCTGCCAGAATTGTTTTCTCATTTTTATCTGTAAGCTTATCAATTTTACTCATATTGTTTACAAAACGAAGCAACCTCAACTGATATGCTGCCAACTCTGTTTTAGGTAAAGTTTTTTCGGCTTTGTCAAAATTAGTATCTGCATTGGCAAAATCTCCTTTTAATGTTTGAAGATATCCCAATGAAATATCCCATAAATAAGGTTTCTCTGTATTTCCTGCAGCTGCAATTTTCGCAACTAAATCAAATGCTTTTTTATCGAATTTAGCTTGATTTTCGGCTCTGTTCTCTGCAACCGTTTGACTGACAGAAGGCGAATTATAATCATCTGGCTTTGTTTTCACCGCAAATGAATTATTAATATTCTGTTCTTGTTTGTTTATTAATCTTGTCAGCAAATAATTCAAATGCTCGCTTTTAGGATCTAATTCGTAGATTTTTTCAATTGCTTGTCTTTCATCTTTATAATATCCATGAACTGCCCAAAGTGCCGCTTTTTCCTTATTGTTTTTGGCCATAGCCAAAGACTTAGTCCAATCAGCTTCGTTTTTTGGATGAAAACTATAAGCCGTAACAACTCTCATTTCCGGACATTTATCAAAAACCAAAGCATACAAATAATTAGAAGTTGCATACTTTTTTTGCTGATAATTAATTCCTGCTACATAAGCTAATGCACGATAATACAACGTATTCTTTGCAACTGAATTCTCGGTTTTATTAAAAAACAAAATCGCTTTTTGTTTGTTATTACTATAAAAATAAGCCTTCATGGTCAAGAACCAATATCTGTTTTTAAGGAATGAATCTGATGTTGTATTGTATACATTTTCGATCGACTGAATCATCTTCAAATCCTTAAAAGTTTTTGCAACAACCGGATCATAACTCCAATATTGGTCTCCAATTGAAACGGTTTCTATCTTTTGAGCCAGATACAAAAACTCTACAAAACTTTTTACTTTAGGATCTTTCAAACTTATTTTCTTTCCCCATTTTAGAGAAGTTTGATTCTCTTTTTTAGTTTTATAGAAAACATGAAGTTGCGTAATTTCGGTTTTGTTTGCCGAAACTTTGTCTTTGTTAGCATAATAATCCTTGATTTCATCTCCAATCAAGAAATGACTTACCGTTGCCGCATCTACTTTGCCTTTCAAGTAATTTTCCCAATCAGATTTTATGTCTTCATTAAATCTTGAATTGTGTTCTCTATCAAATCCAATTCCATAAAAAATAGCGCCTGACAAGAAAAGTGGCGAATAAGATTTATCTGCGAATGTTTCTGGTGTAAAATTTGAATTATAACCAAAATAATCCCAATCGTCACCATCGGCGCAAGCATAAATTATTCCGCAAACCGATAATAAAGCAACGCTAGAAACAAGAAATAACTTGCTCAAAAATATTCTTTTCATAGTTTTTTAAATTGAATTCGTCTAAATCGTAAAATATAATTTCTTTTGGTTTTTGATCCAAATTTTCGTCTAATTCATCTGCCATTTCCAACAGATCTTCTGGCGAAATCTCTTCTATTTTCAGTAAATCATTCTCTTCATAAAATATACCATTTTTATAATTCGATTGTTTTACTTTAAAGAAAATAGCATTTATCTGCTCAAAATTTTGATCTTTTTTAAGTTCGCTCTCGTTTATTTTAGAACGCAAACCAATTACTTTTTGATTCCTGATATGAACTCCCCAGGAATATATTGGCAAAGCCAAATCAAGATGCAACGGATATTTCTTTAAACTTTTGAGATAGCGATCTGCAACTTTTTTATTGTAGATCGAGTTCAAAGAATCCGGCGCAATTGTTCCCATATTATAATACATTAAAACTCCGGAATCAACATTAGGGATTTTTGTCTTCTTGAAATATTTCACTTGGTGCAATCGAATTGTTGCCGAAAGTTTCTTCTGCGAAAGTTTCTTAAATCGTTCAATAAACTTGAGATAATTTTCTTTGCTATTTAAACTCCAATCGCAATCAATTTGAATTTCGTTACATTGAATTTTATTTGTAGCATTAATCTTTTCAACCAATGAAAAAGTTTTTTGCGCTAAATCATCAATATCTAAATCGGGCGACAACATGACTTTATTTTGTATAAAAACGACCGGAACAATATTAAAATTATTCACGTTTTGCTGAAAACGAATTGGACTTAACGGAATTGGCTGTTGATTTTCTGGATTTAAACTAATATCAAAATACCTTATATAGAGTTTATTGACATTATTATCCTTTAGAATTGCGGTTTCTTTTTCGGATAATTTAAAGATGGTTTTCCAATAATAAAAGGCAATTATTGGTTTCTCGTTTTTACAGCAAGCTATCAGTAAAAAAACTAATAAGAACCAGAAAAACCTTTTTATCAAAACTAAGAGAAATTAAATTTAAGCTCAAAAGTAAGAAATTATATCATTCTGACGATTTCAAATTCAAAAAAACAGCACAACCACACTGCTAAATATCCTAATAAATGGATAAAAAGTTTCAATTAAAGCAAATATAATCGTTATTTTGTGCAATCAAATTCAAATTAATTATGTTGAAAAACAACTTTAAATATATTCCTTTTTTACTGCTATTTTTAATGATGAGTTGCGCCAAAAGAGGCAGCATCACTGGTGGATTAAAAGATACTTTGCCGCCTGTTTTAACAAGAAGCACACCAAAAAATTACACTACAGACTTTAAAGGAGATCAATTTGTATTGGAGTTTGATGAATTTATAAAACTAAAAAACTTAAACAAACAGCTGATCATTTCGCCTCCAATGAAACACGAGCCGTTGATTACGCCAACATCTGTAAGTAAAATTATCACGGTAAAAATCAAAGATACTTTACAGCCAAATACGACTTATAGTTTTAATTTTGGTCAAAGTATTGCGGACAATAACGAAGGAAATGCATTAAATCAATTTAAGTATGTTTTCTCGACGGGTCCATATATTGATTCTCTTTCGCTTACCGGAAAAATCAAAGATTCATACAATAAAAATGTCGACAACTTTGTATCTGTAATGCTTTATGAAGCAAATGATAAATACAAGGATTCTGTTATTTATAAGGATCTTCCAAGATATATTACCAATACTTTGGATAGTATGCGTGTTTTTAAATTAGAAAATTTAAAGGCTGGAAAATATATGTTGGTTGCAATGAAAGACAAAGGTGGAAACAATAAATTTAATCCAAAAGATGATAAAATAGGATTCATTAAACATTTTATTACAATACCAAATGATACTGTTTATGAATTGGAATTATTTAAGGAAACACTTCCGTTAAAAATGTTTAAACCTATTCAGGCTTCCGGAAACAGACTTCTTCTTCCATATGATGGGAAACAAAATATAAAACTTCTGAAACCTAAGATTGTTTTAAGAAACAATACCGAAGTTATGGAATCTATTGTAACGCAATTTCCTAAAAAGGACTCTTTGCAGATTTGGTATAAACCTATTAAAGTTGATTCTCTAAACCTACAAGTTACATCTGGCAATTACGACAAGAAATTTTCTTTTAAGATTAAAGATCTAAAAAAAGACACTTTGAATATTACCGCAGTACAAAACGGAACAATAAATTTTAGAGATAGATTTACTTTAGAAAGTGCTACTCCGCTAGTGAAATTTGATAAGTCAAAAATCAAATTGATCAATAAGGATTCTGTCGCTGTTGATTTTACGACTGAATATGATGAATTCGAACAAAAACTATATGTAGATTTCAAGAAATTACCGGTTGAAAAATATCATTTTCAATTTTTACCGGGAGCTTTAACGGACTTCTATGACAAAACAAATGATACTTTGTCGTATAAATTAACGACAAAAGAACTTGAAGATTACGGGAATATAGTTTTAAATTTAAAGAACGTAAAACGATTTCCTATAATTGTTGAATTGACCAATAAAAAAGGAGATATGGTTCTTGCGAGTCAATATTCTGAAAAAGAAACGAGGTTTGTATTTGATCTCGTTGAACCGAATTCGTTTACTGTAAGAGTTATTTACGACGATAATAAAAATAAAATCTACGACGCCGGAAACTTTTTAAAGAAAGAATACGCCGAAGAAGTCAACTATTATCAGGAAGAATTTGATGTTAGATCAAACTGGGAT
This genomic interval carries:
- a CDS encoding Ig-like domain-containing protein, with protein sequence MLKNNFKYIPFLLLFLMMSCAKRGSITGGLKDTLPPVLTRSTPKNYTTDFKGDQFVLEFDEFIKLKNLNKQLIISPPMKHEPLITPTSVSKIITVKIKDTLQPNTTYSFNFGQSIADNNEGNALNQFKYVFSTGPYIDSLSLTGKIKDSYNKNVDNFVSVMLYEANDKYKDSVIYKDLPRYITNTLDSMRVFKLENLKAGKYMLVAMKDKGGNNKFNPKDDKIGFIKHFITIPNDTVYELELFKETLPLKMFKPIQASGNRLLLPYDGKQNIKLLKPKIVLRNNTEVMESIVTQFPKKDSLQIWYKPIKVDSLNLQVTSGNYDKKFSFKIKDLKKDTLNITAVQNGTINFRDRFTLESATPLVKFDKSKIKLINKDSVAVDFTTEYDEFEQKLYVDFKKLPVEKYHFQFLPGALTDFYDKTNDTLSYKLTTKELEDYGNIVLNLKNVKRFPIIVELTNKKGDMVLASQYSEKETRFVFDLVEPNSFTVRVIYDDNKNKIYDAGNFLKKEYAEEVNYYQEEFDVRSNWDREETVDLSIQYNPEVEKKQDKKKKKEEEKKRKAF